One Bacteroidota bacterium genomic window carries:
- a CDS encoding VWA domain-containing protein, which produces MFQFANKSVLLLLAIIPVLLLGYYWYMRNFRKRFISFMNPDLMVYLAPWYSAKRPAIKFILLLFVLSLLIVSLARPQFGSKLKEVKREGIEIIIALDVSKSMMANDMEPNRLEQAKQAIHSLVAKMKNDKIGLIIFAGDAYTQLPVTADYASARMFLSTIGPDIVTRQGTAIGKAIDLGMRSFTQSEESSKVIIVVSDGENHEGDAIETAKAAREKGILVYTIGMGSPRGSLIPLSNASGFVKDNNGNPVTSRMNPEMLASIAQAGGGKFFTSGSSSLELLNLYKELDKLNKTEIESQVYSEYDDQYTYFVALALLILLVEMLIRERKNKWLSNLKLFAEK; this is translated from the coding sequence ATGTTTCAATTTGCAAATAAATCTGTCTTGCTTTTACTTGCCATTATCCCGGTCTTGCTGTTAGGGTATTATTGGTACATGCGCAATTTTCGTAAGCGTTTTATCAGCTTTATGAATCCCGATCTGATGGTTTATCTGGCTCCCTGGTATTCTGCTAAACGGCCTGCCATCAAATTCATATTACTTCTTTTTGTGCTTTCGCTTTTAATAGTCTCATTGGCCAGGCCACAGTTTGGGTCGAAGCTAAAAGAAGTGAAGCGCGAAGGGATTGAAATTATTATAGCCCTGGATGTTTCGAAGAGCATGATGGCCAACGATATGGAGCCCAATCGGCTCGAACAAGCCAAGCAAGCTATCCATAGCCTGGTGGCTAAGATGAAGAATGACAAAATAGGGCTCATTATTTTTGCTGGCGATGCCTACACCCAGCTGCCGGTTACCGCGGATTATGCATCGGCCCGCATGTTTCTTTCTACCATTGGTCCTGACATTGTTACGCGACAGGGAACGGCCATTGGCAAAGCTATTGACCTGGGGATGCGCTCCTTCACCCAAAGCGAAGAGTCGTCGAAAGTCATAATTGTAGTTTCGGATGGTGAAAACCACGAAGGCGATGCCATTGAAACTGCCAAAGCTGCGCGCGAAAAAGGCATTCTGGTTTATACAATTGGCATGGGATCACCCCGTGGATCGCTTATTCCACTTAGTAATGCTTCGGGTTTTGTAAAAGATAACAATGGCAATCCAGTTACCAGTCGCATGAATCCAGAGATGCTGGCTAGCATTGCTCAGGCTGGTGGTGGAAAATTCTTTACTTCAGGTTCTAGTTCCCTTGAACTCCTGAATTTATACAAAGAGCTGGATAAACTTAATAAGACGGAAATAGAAAGCCAGGTTTATTCTGAATACGACGATCAGTACACTTA
- a CDS encoding VWA domain-containing protein, which translates to MEFARPWLLYLLLVNVPVLIWYIRYHKKQQASIQVSSLASLSSLPMSLKIYLRHLLFALRLVVISLLIFALARPQASDSWENVDTMGIDIMLALDVSGSMLARDFKPDRLEAAKQVAVEFIAGRKNDRIGLVIFSGESFTQCPLTADHAVLINLFQNVQSGMIEDGTAIGVGLANAVQRIKDSDAISKVIILLTDGVNNTGVIDPLTSAELAKAFGIRVYTVGVGTHGMAPYPAVDFWGRTVYQNMPVEIDEPTLQKIADYTGGKYFRATNNEKLREIYAEIDMLEKSKINVKEFKRKQERFMPLVWISLLLLLTEIILRRTYLRSIP; encoded by the coding sequence ATTGAATTCGCAAGACCCTGGTTATTGTATTTACTTTTAGTGAATGTGCCGGTTTTAATATGGTATATTCGATACCATAAGAAACAGCAGGCAAGTATTCAGGTAAGCAGTCTGGCCTCTTTGTCCAGTTTGCCCATGAGCCTGAAGATTTACCTTCGTCACCTCCTTTTTGCCTTAAGACTGGTAGTGATTTCGTTATTGATTTTTGCATTAGCCAGGCCTCAAGCTTCCGATAGCTGGGAGAATGTCGATACAATGGGTATTGATATTATGCTGGCTCTAGATGTGTCGGGAAGTATGTTGGCACGCGATTTTAAACCCGACAGACTCGAAGCAGCCAAACAGGTAGCAGTGGAGTTTATTGCCGGAAGAAAAAATGACCGGATAGGCCTGGTTATTTTCAGCGGCGAAAGTTTTACGCAATGTCCCCTTACCGCAGACCATGCTGTGTTGATCAATTTGTTTCAGAATGTTCAAAGCGGCATGATCGAAGATGGCACGGCCATTGGAGTTGGCCTGGCGAATGCCGTGCAGCGAATAAAAGATTCTGATGCCATAAGTAAGGTGATTATTCTGTTAACCGATGGGGTAAATAATACTGGGGTAATTGACCCGCTCACCTCCGCAGAGTTGGCAAAGGCATTTGGAATAAGGGTTTATACCGTTGGAGTGGGCACACATGGAATGGCACCCTATCCGGCAGTCGATTTCTGGGGCCGTACGGTTTACCAGAACATGCCGGTAGAAATTGATGAACCCACGCTTCAAAAAATTGCTGATTATACAGGGGGTAAATATTTCAGAGCTACCAATAACGAAAAACTCCGTGAGATTTATGCCGAAATAGATATGCTCGAAAAGTCAAAAATTAATGTAAAAGAATTTAAACGCAAACAGGAACGCTTTATGCCACTTGTATGGATATCCTTACTTTTATTACTTACTGAGATAATACTGCGGAGAACCTATTTAAGGTCTATCCCATAA
- a CDS encoding DUF58 domain-containing protein, with translation MDTAELLKRVRRIEIKTRGLSQQIFAGEYHSAFKGKGMAFSEVREYQYGDDIRTIDWNVTARFNHPYVKIFEEERELTVMLLIDVSASGIFGSGTMLKRQLITELAAVIAFSAIQNNDKIGVLFFSDRIEKFIPPKKGRQHILRIIRELIDYEPQRSGTNISQALRYFTNVIKKRSTAFLISDFIDNNYEDAVKISAKKHDLIALNVFDIRESEIPRVGLVQLKDAETGQMLWVDTSDKHIRELYKKQFVTRQSDANDIFKRYGVDSANLITGKDYIKPLMNLFKSRI, from the coding sequence ATGGATACCGCAGAATTACTCAAACGGGTTAGAAGAATTGAAATTAAAACCCGCGGTTTGTCTCAACAAATTTTTGCAGGAGAGTACCACAGTGCCTTTAAAGGAAAAGGAATGGCCTTTAGCGAAGTGCGTGAGTACCAATACGGCGACGATATACGAACCATTGACTGGAACGTCACCGCACGTTTTAATCATCCATATGTAAAAATTTTCGAAGAAGAACGCGAGCTTACAGTGATGTTGCTTATTGATGTAAGTGCTTCCGGTATTTTTGGTTCAGGTACCATGTTAAAAAGGCAACTTATTACAGAATTGGCCGCTGTAATTGCCTTTTCGGCAATACAAAACAACGATAAAATCGGGGTACTTTTTTTTAGCGATAGGATAGAGAAATTTATTCCACCAAAAAAGGGACGACAGCACATATTACGCATTATTCGCGAGCTGATTGACTATGAACCACAAAGAAGCGGCACCAATATATCTCAAGCCCTTCGCTATTTTACCAACGTAATTAAGAAGCGTTCCACGGCATTTCTGATATCCGATTTTATTGACAATAATTATGAAGATGCTGTGAAGATAAGTGCTAAAAAACACGACTTGATTGCCTTGAATGTGTTTGATATCCGCGAGTCGGAAATTCCTCGTGTGGGTTTAGTTCAACTGAAAGATGCCGAAACAGGGCAGATGCTTTGGGTGGATACTTCTGACAAGCATATCCGCGAATTATATAAAAAGCAATTCGTGACTAGGCAGTCCGATGCAAATGACATTTTTAAACGATACGGCGTCGATAGCGCCAATCTAATTACAGGAAAGGATTACATTAAACCCCTCATGAACCTTTTTAAAAGCAGGATTTAA
- the truA gene encoding tRNA pseudouridine(38-40) synthase TruA: MSRYFVHLGYKGTHYHGWQFQPNSISVQEVLNKAFSLILGHEVNLTGAGRTDTGVHARNFYAHFDSEKQALAHNKELIYKLNGYIPADIVIYNIYWVHADAHARFDATERTYKFYLSPHKELFAAETCWQYYRKLDLAAMNQAAALLLHYSDFTSFSKLHTQVKTNLCHVKVAEWSIDSEFYVFTITANRFLRNMVRSVVGTLIEVGNGKRSIHEFKTLIEKKDRNLAGPSVPAKGLFLEQILYPYLIQ, from the coding sequence ATGAGCAGGTATTTTGTGCATCTGGGATATAAAGGAACCCATTATCATGGTTGGCAATTTCAACCCAATTCTATAAGTGTGCAAGAAGTGCTGAATAAGGCATTTAGTCTTATACTTGGGCACGAAGTGAATTTGACAGGTGCCGGGCGCACCGACACAGGGGTGCACGCACGTAATTTTTATGCTCATTTCGACAGCGAAAAGCAAGCCTTGGCACATAACAAAGAATTGATCTATAAACTAAATGGATATATCCCGGCAGATATTGTAATCTACAACATTTACTGGGTGCACGCCGATGCCCATGCCCGCTTCGATGCAACCGAAAGAACCTATAAATTCTACCTCTCACCGCATAAGGAACTATTTGCAGCTGAGACCTGCTGGCAATATTACCGAAAGCTCGATTTAGCGGCAATGAATCAGGCTGCCGCCCTACTTCTTCATTATTCTGACTTTACTAGTTTTAGCAAACTACATACCCAGGTAAAAACGAACCTTTGCCATGTAAAGGTGGCTGAATGGAGTATTGATTCTGAGTTTTATGTATTTACTATAACTGCGAATCGATTTTTACGTAACATGGTGCGATCTGTAGTTGGCACACTTATTGAAGTTGGCAACGGCAAAAGAAGTATTCACGAGTTTAAAACTCTCATAGAGAAAAAAGACAGAAATTTAGCAGGCCCTTCAGTTCCGGCAAAAGGCCTTTTTCTTGAACAGATCCTTTATCCCTACCTAATCCAATAA
- a CDS encoding YfiR family protein — MKKIISIISVWFLLTSMNSQSEIPRAQAMFIYNFSRLIEWPASYKTGPFVIGVMGASPALTELEAYTLNKTVGAQAIMVKKFNTPAEIANCHILFVPFAKAKSLPEIVTTLGSKSTLLISEKSGAINEGAAINFLIVGDKLKFEIKPSTASAKGINLSSKLNEMAHKVY, encoded by the coding sequence ATGAAAAAGATTATCAGTATTATTTCGGTGTGGTTTTTGCTTACATCGATGAATTCGCAAAGTGAGATACCGCGCGCACAGGCAATGTTTATTTATAATTTTTCCAGGCTTATCGAATGGCCTGCAAGCTATAAAACAGGACCTTTTGTAATCGGTGTGATGGGTGCCTCACCTGCCCTTACCGAACTTGAAGCCTATACGCTCAACAAAACTGTAGGTGCACAGGCTATTATGGTGAAAAAGTTTAATACCCCTGCTGAAATTGCCAATTGCCATATACTTTTTGTTCCTTTTGCCAAAGCAAAATCGTTACCGGAAATTGTGACCACATTAGGCAGCAAAAGCACTCTGTTAATTTCCGAAAAAAGTGGCGCCATTAACGAAGGTGCAGCAATAAACTTTTTAATCGTAGGAGATAAACTCAAATTTGAAATAAAACCTTCTACGGCATCAGCAAAAGGTATTAATCTTAGCTCGAAACTTAATGAAATGGCACACAAGGTTTACTAA
- a CDS encoding shikimate dehydrogenase, whose product MKEYGLIGYPLGHSFSQKYFTDKFSKEGIHDCVYRIFPIESIDILPELIHSHPDLQGFNVTIPYKEQVIKFLDSIDSEAKEIGAVNTVLIKREEGKIFLKGFNTDAYGFRLPLERCIKPEHSHALILGTGGASKAVAWVLKQMSIEFSFVSRNPQSASDFCYGSIPADIVKSHKLIINTSPVGMHPHEKEAPDLPYCSITAEHILYDLIYNPEQTRFLKKGKEKKATLINGLPMLYLQAEKAWEIWNQKPI is encoded by the coding sequence ATGAAAGAATATGGACTAATAGGTTACCCGTTGGGTCATTCTTTTTCGCAGAAATATTTTACGGATAAATTCTCGAAAGAAGGAATACACGATTGTGTCTATCGGATTTTTCCTATCGAGTCCATTGATATTTTACCTGAGCTGATTCATTCACATCCTGATTTGCAAGGCTTTAATGTTACTATACCTTACAAAGAGCAAGTAATAAAGTTTCTTGATTCGATCGATTCCGAAGCAAAAGAAATTGGTGCAGTAAATACAGTTTTAATAAAACGCGAAGAGGGTAAAATATTTCTGAAGGGATTTAATACCGATGCATATGGTTTCAGATTGCCTCTGGAAAGATGTATAAAACCAGAGCACTCACATGCCCTGATTTTGGGAACCGGGGGAGCATCCAAAGCTGTGGCCTGGGTGTTAAAACAAATGAGTATAGAGTTTTCATTTGTGTCGCGTAATCCGCAATCTGCCTCCGATTTTTGCTATGGTAGTATTCCTGCCGATATTGTAAAAAGTCACAAACTTATTATAAATACCTCACCTGTAGGGATGCATCCGCACGAGAAAGAAGCACCTGACCTCCCATATTGTTCCATCACAGCAGAACATATATTGTATGATTTAATTTACAATCCCGAACAAACCAGGTTTTTGAAAAAAGGGAAAGAAAAAAAGGCAACCCTGATAAACGGATTGCCTATGCTTTACCTACAAGCTGAGAAAGCCTGGGAGATCTGGAACCAAAAACCTATTTAG
- a CDS encoding DUF368 domain-containing protein, with protein MFKHYLSLVLKGTGMGAANVIPGVSGGTVALITGIFEELIDSLKSLDLAAVKLLFTGKFKAFANHINLAFLAAVFFGVSISILSLARIFEYLFTFYPVYIWAYFFGLILASIYFVGRTISHWNLKVIIAFLLGAGIALSISFLNPATENDNFIYLIVCGAVAVCSMILPGISGSFVLILMGNYQLIVIESINNMRLDILFPVAIGAVFGLIAFSHLLSWVFKKYRDATISSLTGFIFGSLAIIWPWKNSYDSASALMPVNKVGAFIDHAGNVVLDTKVYSYQLSSPGEINATFLVALLLIIAGIITIWFMEKFAGNTEANK; from the coding sequence ATGTTTAAACATTATCTTTCTTTAGTTTTAAAAGGAACCGGAATGGGTGCTGCCAATGTAATACCCGGAGTTTCAGGTGGTACTGTGGCGCTTATTACAGGCATTTTCGAGGAACTTATAGATTCCTTAAAATCTCTCGACCTGGCGGCAGTAAAGCTACTTTTTACAGGAAAGTTTAAGGCTTTTGCCAACCATATCAACCTTGCTTTTCTGGCAGCTGTTTTTTTTGGTGTGTCAATCAGTATACTTAGTTTAGCACGGATTTTTGAATACCTTTTTACTTTTTACCCAGTATATATTTGGGCTTATTTCTTTGGACTGATATTGGCCTCGATCTATTTTGTTGGAAGAACAATCAGTCATTGGAACCTTAAAGTAATAATTGCCTTTCTTTTAGGGGCAGGCATAGCACTAAGTATATCCTTTTTAAACCCTGCAACCGAAAACGACAATTTTATTTATTTGATTGTTTGTGGCGCAGTGGCAGTTTGCAGTATGATTCTCCCCGGAATTTCAGGTTCTTTTGTGCTGATATTGATGGGAAACTACCAGCTGATTGTCATTGAATCGATTAATAATATGCGTTTAGATATTTTGTTTCCGGTTGCAATTGGGGCTGTTTTTGGACTTATTGCATTCTCTCACTTGTTGTCCTGGGTTTTTAAAAAATACCGCGATGCCACCATTAGTTCCCTTACGGGCTTCATTTTTGGTTCATTGGCAATCATCTGGCCCTGGAAAAATTCCTACGACAGTGCTTCTGCTTTGATGCCTGTAAACAAGGTAGGGGCATTTATCGACCATGCAGGAAACGTAGTTCTGGATACAAAAGTATATAGTTATCAATTATCGTCTCCCGGCGAGATTAATGCTACTTTTTTGGTAGCCCTTCTGTTAATAATAGCAGGTATCATTACCATTTGGTTCATGGAAAAGTTTGCCGGTAACACAGAAGCTAATAAGTAA
- a CDS encoding phosphosulfolactate synthase — protein sequence MTNISLPYMPQRPAKPRSEGLTMMMDKGLSLRQAEDFIESSGEFTDYVKLGFGTSVITTKLAEKVSLYQKAGLQVYFGGTLFEAFIIRGMFDEYRKYIDKFNVKMVEVSDGSMHIDHDKKLEYIQKLATSYTVVSEVGSKVKGVNIEPADWVSMMKSELQAGSVKVIAESRESGTIGIYNADGSVNESLINAITTGLKSSDIIWEAPNGKQQIWFIKIFGPNVNLGNIAPEIVVPLECLRVGLRGDTFFDSLPKELHQFMQL from the coding sequence ATGACAAATATTTCTTTGCCTTATATGCCCCAAAGGCCTGCAAAGCCGCGGAGCGAAGGTTTGACTATGATGATGGATAAGGGCTTGAGTTTAAGGCAGGCAGAAGACTTTATCGAATCGTCGGGCGAGTTTACCGATTATGTTAAGCTGGGGTTTGGCACTTCGGTCATTACAACAAAATTAGCAGAGAAGGTTAGTCTTTACCAGAAGGCTGGTTTACAAGTATATTTTGGAGGTACTTTGTTCGAGGCCTTCATTATCCGTGGAATGTTCGACGAATACCGAAAATACATCGATAAATTCAATGTAAAGATGGTGGAAGTTTCCGATGGTTCGATGCACATCGATCACGATAAGAAACTTGAGTATATTCAAAAACTGGCAACCTCCTATACCGTGGTCTCCGAAGTAGGTTCGAAAGTAAAAGGAGTGAACATTGAGCCAGCCGATTGGGTAAGTATGATGAAGAGTGAATTACAGGCAGGCTCTGTAAAAGTGATAGCCGAATCGCGCGAGAGTGGTACTATTGGCATATACAATGCCGACGGGTCGGTAAACGAATCTCTTATTAATGCTATCACTACCGGTCTTAAGAGTAGCGATATAATCTGGGAAGCACCTAACGGGAAACAACAAATCTGGTTTATTAAAATATTTGGGCCCAATGTAAATCTCGGAAACATCGCACCGGAAATAGTTGTTCCGCTGGAATGTTTGCGGGTGGGACTTCGAGGCGACACCTTTTTTGATTCCCTTCCGAAAGAGCTGCATCAATTTATGCAGCTTTAA
- a CDS encoding tetratricopeptide repeat protein — protein MQESQEHYFEEDSIYQAISRYEDMVRANATTYFDVYEFEVIVDYYLDQNHFSMAEDALGIALSQHPEAVELKFRLSQLLINSGKPAKGIRIIRDIEHLEANNPEFFIVKGTALNLLGKKQEADQAFKEAITLSSDSRDEVLHNISLSYIHNRHYKQAIRYLLLAYEINPANLDVLQELALVYERIDELHKCVLYYKKYLDIDPFNDTIWLNLGLIYSSLENHEKALEAFDYSICVSPSNLAALLSRANLCINTGDYSEAIQSYLEILELDPVNVQALTYIGECYEKQEFYKRSVYYFKKAISLDEQFSDAWYGLGVATYQQDQILESVPYFNRALQIDPENSDYWFMMGEVYRKLQELEKSAEAFNRAVELDPNDYEAWICRAELSYKDNNDLKGAISILNKAILYNRDNSTINYQLATYYFQNNQSKLGFSFFEKGLEINFSEHTEFLDNIAGKYASKLASELIIKYKN, from the coding sequence ATGCAAGAAAGTCAGGAACATTATTTCGAAGAAGATAGCATCTACCAGGCTATAAGCCGATACGAAGACATGGTGCGCGCCAATGCCACTACGTATTTTGATGTGTATGAGTTTGAAGTAATTGTCGATTATTACCTCGATCAGAATCATTTTAGCATGGCCGAAGATGCATTGGGAATTGCGCTAAGTCAGCATCCCGAGGCAGTTGAATTGAAGTTTCGTTTGTCGCAGTTGCTCATTAACAGTGGAAAACCTGCCAAGGGCATCAGAATTATAAGGGATATTGAGCATCTCGAAGCCAACAACCCGGAATTTTTTATAGTGAAAGGTACAGCACTCAATCTTTTAGGTAAAAAGCAGGAAGCTGATCAGGCCTTCAAAGAAGCAATTACCCTTTCCAGCGATTCGCGCGATGAGGTGCTGCATAATATTTCTCTTTCTTACATTCACAACCGGCATTACAAACAAGCGATACGGTATTTGTTGTTGGCTTATGAAATCAATCCGGCTAACCTCGATGTGCTTCAAGAGCTGGCTTTGGTTTATGAACGAATCGATGAATTGCATAAGTGCGTATTGTATTATAAGAAATACCTCGACATCGATCCGTTTAACGATACCATCTGGTTAAACCTTGGTCTAATTTATTCCAGTTTAGAGAATCACGAAAAGGCGCTCGAAGCTTTTGATTATTCAATCTGCGTAAGTCCTTCGAATCTGGCAGCACTTTTATCCAGGGCCAACTTATGCATCAACACTGGCGATTACAGTGAGGCTATCCAATCTTACCTCGAAATTCTTGAACTCGATCCTGTCAATGTGCAAGCCCTAACCTACATAGGAGAATGTTACGAGAAACAAGAGTTTTACAAGCGCTCAGTCTATTACTTTAAAAAAGCCATCAGTCTCGACGAGCAATTTTCCGATGCCTGGTATGGCCTGGGAGTAGCCACATACCAACAGGATCAAATTTTAGAGAGTGTTCCCTACTTCAACCGGGCATTGCAAATTGACCCTGAAAACTCTGATTATTGGTTTATGATGGGCGAGGTGTATCGTAAACTCCAGGAACTAGAAAAATCTGCCGAGGCCTTTAACAGAGCTGTGGAACTCGATCCGAACGACTACGAAGCCTGGATTTGCAGGGCTGAACTTAGTTACAAGGATAACAATGACTTAAAAGGAGCCATTAGCATTTTAAACAAAGCTATTCTTTATAATCGCGATAATTCGACCATTAATTATCAGTTGGCTACCTATTATTTTCAAAACAATCAATCGAAATTAGGCTTTTCTTTCTTCGAAAAAGGCCTTGAGATTAACTTTTCAGAACATACAGAATTTCTGGACAACATTGCAGGTAAATATGCTTCAAAGCTTGCTTCAGAACTGATTATCAAGTACAAAAATTAA
- the folD gene encoding bifunctional methylenetetrahydrofolate dehydrogenase/methenyltetrahydrofolate cyclohydrolase FolD — protein sequence MQIIDGKKVAQEIKEEIAQSVENLRATGGKTPHLAAILVGHDGGSETYVAHKVKACEQVGFRSTLVRFEDTVSEKELLDKVNELNETPDIDGFIVQLPLPKHISEQKVIEAIDPSKDVDGFHPVNVGKMSIGLPSFVSATPAGIMELLKRYQIATSGKHCVVIGRSNIVGRPVSILLSQKAELGDATVTVVHSRTNNIKEICLQADIIIAALGSPGFLTAEMVKEGAVVIDVGTTRVAAPETKSGWKLKGDVDFDTVAPRCSYITPVPGGVGPMTIVSLLLNTLKAARNKIANN from the coding sequence ATGCAAATAATTGACGGTAAAAAGGTTGCTCAGGAAATAAAAGAAGAAATTGCACAATCGGTAGAAAACCTGAGGGCCACAGGCGGGAAAACACCTCATTTGGCAGCCATCCTGGTGGGGCACGATGGAGGTAGTGAAACTTATGTGGCACATAAGGTAAAAGCCTGCGAACAGGTTGGTTTTCGGTCTACCCTGGTTCGTTTCGAAGACACAGTTAGTGAAAAGGAATTGCTTGATAAGGTGAATGAATTGAATGAAACTCCAGATATCGATGGTTTTATCGTTCAGCTGCCTCTTCCCAAACACATCTCAGAACAAAAGGTCATCGAAGCAATTGATCCTTCGAAAGATGTCGATGGCTTTCATCCTGTGAATGTTGGCAAAATGTCGATCGGCTTACCTTCATTCGTTTCAGCTACACCGGCAGGAATTATGGAGTTATTAAAACGCTACCAGATTGCTACCTCCGGAAAACATTGCGTGGTGATTGGCAGAAGCAACATTGTGGGGCGCCCGGTAAGTATATTGTTGTCGCAAAAGGCCGAATTGGGCGATGCGACTGTGACAGTAGTGCACAGTCGCACAAATAACATTAAAGAAATATGCCTTCAGGCTGATATTATAATAGCAGCCTTGGGCAGTCCGGGTTTTTTAACCGCTGAAATGGTGAAAGAAGGTGCTGTGGTGATTGATGTAGGCACTACCCGTGTGGCTGCACCCGAAACAAAAAGTGGTTGGAAACTGAAAGGCGACGTTGATTTTGATACAGTGGCTCCACGATGTAGTTACATTACTCCAGTGCCGGGTGGGGTAGGCCCCATGACCATTGTGTCTCTATTGCTTAACACACTAAAAGCTGCTCGCAACAAGATAGCAAATAATTAA
- the ffh gene encoding signal recognition particle protein — MFDSLSEKLERSFKILKGQGRITEINVAETLKEVRKALLDADVNFKVAKNFTDTVKEKALGAKILTAVKPGQMMVKVVHDELAVLMGGSHVDVNIKGNPAVILLSGLQGSGKTTFAGKLSKYLKEKRGKSPLLVACDVYRPAAINQLQVLGQQIGVPVYTELGNQNPVEIAKAGIKEAKKMGLDLVVIDTAGRLAIDEAMMKEIAAIKKAVTPNEILFVVDSMTGQDAVNTAKEFNDTLDFDGVVLTKLDGDTRGGAALSIRTVVEKPIKFISTGEKMEAIELFHPERMADRILGMGDIVSLVERAQEQFDADEARKLQKKIAKNQFNFNDFIAQIQQIKKMGNMKELASMIPGVGKALKNLDIDDDAFKGIEAIISSMTPLEREEPAVMNGGRRKRIAEGSGTSIQDVNRLLKQFDETRKLMKMMQGNKNMGRMMGAMGKMGR, encoded by the coding sequence ATGTTTGATAGTTTATCGGAAAAATTAGAACGTTCGTTTAAAATACTAAAAGGTCAGGGTCGTATTACTGAGATTAATGTGGCTGAAACTCTGAAAGAAGTTCGCAAGGCTCTGCTTGATGCCGATGTGAACTTTAAAGTAGCCAAAAACTTTACCGACACCGTAAAAGAAAAGGCGTTGGGAGCTAAGATATTAACAGCCGTGAAACCGGGCCAAATGATGGTGAAGGTGGTACACGACGAGTTAGCTGTGCTCATGGGTGGTAGTCATGTCGATGTGAATATCAAAGGAAACCCGGCAGTAATATTGCTCTCCGGTTTACAAGGTTCGGGAAAAACAACCTTTGCAGGAAAGCTCTCGAAATATTTAAAGGAAAAGAGAGGAAAGTCGCCATTGTTGGTCGCTTGCGATGTGTATCGTCCTGCTGCGATTAATCAGCTGCAGGTTCTTGGGCAACAGATTGGTGTGCCGGTCTATACAGAACTTGGTAACCAGAATCCTGTCGAAATTGCTAAAGCTGGTATCAAAGAGGCTAAAAAGATGGGTCTCGATCTGGTGGTAATTGATACCGCTGGTCGTTTGGCTATCGATGAGGCTATGATGAAAGAAATTGCAGCCATTAAAAAAGCAGTTACACCCAACGAAATATTGTTTGTGGTCGACTCCATGACCGGCCAGGATGCAGTGAATACAGCCAAGGAGTTTAACGATACCCTCGATTTCGATGGAGTAGTATTAACCAAGCTCGATGGCGATACCCGCGGTGGTGCTGCCTTGTCGATACGCACGGTGGTGGAGAAACCCATTAAGTTTATCAGTACAGGCGAAAAGATGGAGGCCATTGAACTCTTCCATCCCGAACGAATGGCCGACCGCATACTCGGCATGGGCGATATTGTATCGTTGGTAGAAAGGGCACAGGAACAATTTGATGCAGACGAAGCCCGCAAGCTTCAGAAGAAAATAGCCAAGAACCAGTTTAACTTCAATGATTTTATAGCCCAGATTCAGCAGATTAAAAAAATGGGTAACATGAAAGAACTGGCTTCTATGATACCAGGGGTTGGCAAAGCACTCAAAAACCTCGACATAGACGACGATGCATTCAAGGGCATTGAAGCCATTATTTCTTCCATGACCCCATTAGAAAGAGAAGAACCTGCAGTTATGAATGGTGGACGGCGCAAACGTATTGCCGAAGGCAGCGGAACCTCAATACAGGATGTGAACCGCTTGTTAAAGCAATTTGACGAAACCCGTAAACTCATGAAAATGATGCAGGGAAATAAAAATATGGGACGTATGATGGGTGCCATGGGTAAAATGGGCCGATAG